In Melanotaenia boesemani isolate fMelBoe1 chromosome 16, fMelBoe1.pri, whole genome shotgun sequence, the following proteins share a genomic window:
- the ppm1ba gene encoding protein phosphatase 1B isoform X2: protein MGAFLDKPKTEKHNSHGEGNGLRYGLSSMQGWRVEMEDAHTAVLGLQTPGMTDWSFFAVYDGHAGSKVANYCSKHLLEHIITASFGAGGIQGSQVGSDSSTSDSPAPLPPAVEAVKTGIRTGFLRIDEHMRSFSDFRNGMDRSGSTAVGILLSPDHFFFINCGDSRAVLYRNSQVCFSTLDHKPCNPRERERIQNAGGSVMIQRVNGSLAVSRALGDYDYKCVDGKGPTEQLVSPEPEVFVMVRAPEQDQFVILACDGIWDVMSNEELCEYVKSRLELSDDLEKVCNEVVDTCLHKGSRDNMSIVLVCLPNAPTVSEEAVRKEAELNKYLETRVEEMLSRPGEDGFPDMVTVMRNLSTDSGMPPLPPGGGLASKRKVIEAVYNRLNPYKEEDGQPSCFI from the exons ATGGGTGCGTTCCTGGACAAGCCCAAAACAGAGAAGCACAACTCACACGGTGAGGGTAACGGTCTACGCTATGGACTTAGCTCCATGCAAGGCTGGCGGGTGGAGATGGAAGATGCTCACACAGCTGTGTTGGGACTTCAGACTCCTGGTATGACTGACTGGTCCTTTTTTGCTGTGTACGATGGTCATGCTGGATCAAAGGTTGCCAACTACTGCTCTAAGCACCTTCTAGAACATATAATTACTGCTAGCTTTGGAGCAGGAGGTATACAGGGTTCTCAGGTTGGATCAGACAGCTCCACCAGTGACTCTCCTGCACCACTTCCTCCTGCAGTGGAAGCTGTGAAAACCGGTATCCGGACAGGCTTCCTGAGAATTGATGAGCACATGCGTAGCTTCTCTGACTTTCGAAATGGAATGGATCGCAGTGGCTCCACAGCAGTAGGAATTCTTCTGTCGCCAGATCATTTCTTCTTCATCAACTGTGGGGATTCTCGAGCTGTTCTGTACCGCAATTCACAGGTGTGCTTCTCCACACTTGACCACAAGCCTTGCAACCCACGTGAGCGGGAGCGCATTCAAAATGCTGGAGGCTCAGTGATGATTCAGAGAGTTAATGGGTCACTGGCTGTATCGAGAGCATTGGGGGACTATGACTACAAGTGTGTGGATGGCAAGGGCCCTACAGAGCAGCTGGTTAGTCCCGAACCAGAGGTGTTTGTGATGGTTCGGGCACCAGAACAGGATCAGTTTGTGATTCTGGCTTGTGATGGCATCTGGGATGTCATGTCCAATGAGGAGTTGTGCGAGTATGTGAAATCTAGGCTTGAGCTGAGTGATGACCTGGAGAAGGTCTGCAATGAAGTGGTGGACACCTGCTTGCACAAG GGGAGTCGGGATAACATGAGTATTGTGCTAGTGTGTTTGCCCAATGCTCCCACCGTATCAGAGGAAGCTGTAAGGAAAGAAGCCGAGCTCAACAAATATCTGGAAACTCGAGTAGAAG AGATGCTGTCTCGGCCAGGAGAGGATGGGTTCCCGGACATGGTAACAGTTATGAGGAACCTATCTACTGACAGTGGCATGCCCCCTCTTCCACCAGGGGGTGGTCTTGCCAGCAA GCGAAAAGTTATCGAAGCAGTATACAATCGTCTGAACCCATACAAGGAGGAAGATGGA CAGCCCTCCTGTTTCATTTG A
- the ppm1ba gene encoding protein phosphatase 1B isoform X1, with translation MGAFLDKPKTEKHNSHGEGNGLRYGLSSMQGWRVEMEDAHTAVLGLQTPGMTDWSFFAVYDGHAGSKVANYCSKHLLEHIITASFGAGGIQGSQVGSDSSTSDSPAPLPPAVEAVKTGIRTGFLRIDEHMRSFSDFRNGMDRSGSTAVGILLSPDHFFFINCGDSRAVLYRNSQVCFSTLDHKPCNPRERERIQNAGGSVMIQRVNGSLAVSRALGDYDYKCVDGKGPTEQLVSPEPEVFVMVRAPEQDQFVILACDGIWDVMSNEELCEYVKSRLELSDDLEKVCNEVVDTCLHKGSRDNMSIVLVCLPNAPTVSEEAVRKEAELNKYLETRVEEMLSRPGEDGFPDMVTVMRNLSTDSGMPPLPPGGGLASKRKVIEAVYNRLNPYKEEDGSGADLECHW, from the exons ATGGGTGCGTTCCTGGACAAGCCCAAAACAGAGAAGCACAACTCACACGGTGAGGGTAACGGTCTACGCTATGGACTTAGCTCCATGCAAGGCTGGCGGGTGGAGATGGAAGATGCTCACACAGCTGTGTTGGGACTTCAGACTCCTGGTATGACTGACTGGTCCTTTTTTGCTGTGTACGATGGTCATGCTGGATCAAAGGTTGCCAACTACTGCTCTAAGCACCTTCTAGAACATATAATTACTGCTAGCTTTGGAGCAGGAGGTATACAGGGTTCTCAGGTTGGATCAGACAGCTCCACCAGTGACTCTCCTGCACCACTTCCTCCTGCAGTGGAAGCTGTGAAAACCGGTATCCGGACAGGCTTCCTGAGAATTGATGAGCACATGCGTAGCTTCTCTGACTTTCGAAATGGAATGGATCGCAGTGGCTCCACAGCAGTAGGAATTCTTCTGTCGCCAGATCATTTCTTCTTCATCAACTGTGGGGATTCTCGAGCTGTTCTGTACCGCAATTCACAGGTGTGCTTCTCCACACTTGACCACAAGCCTTGCAACCCACGTGAGCGGGAGCGCATTCAAAATGCTGGAGGCTCAGTGATGATTCAGAGAGTTAATGGGTCACTGGCTGTATCGAGAGCATTGGGGGACTATGACTACAAGTGTGTGGATGGCAAGGGCCCTACAGAGCAGCTGGTTAGTCCCGAACCAGAGGTGTTTGTGATGGTTCGGGCACCAGAACAGGATCAGTTTGTGATTCTGGCTTGTGATGGCATCTGGGATGTCATGTCCAATGAGGAGTTGTGCGAGTATGTGAAATCTAGGCTTGAGCTGAGTGATGACCTGGAGAAGGTCTGCAATGAAGTGGTGGACACCTGCTTGCACAAG GGGAGTCGGGATAACATGAGTATTGTGCTAGTGTGTTTGCCCAATGCTCCCACCGTATCAGAGGAAGCTGTAAGGAAAGAAGCCGAGCTCAACAAATATCTGGAAACTCGAGTAGAAG AGATGCTGTCTCGGCCAGGAGAGGATGGGTTCCCGGACATGGTAACAGTTATGAGGAACCTATCTACTGACAGTGGCATGCCCCCTCTTCCACCAGGGGGTGGTCTTGCCAGCAA GCGAAAAGTTATCGAAGCAGTATACAATCGTCTGAACCCATACAAGGAGGAAGATGGA AGTGGAGCAGATTTGGAGTGCCACTGGTAG